In a single window of the Caldisericota bacterium genome:
- a CDS encoding lysylphosphatidylglycerol synthase transmembrane domain-containing protein — protein sequence MNEKKKINGKQLVKETVYAILAGVVGIIFVSIITHNWDFISMIKSFKVSYLVFAFSLMFFDWIIEAYVIKIIANALEYKIVFKDCLNIFLIGGFFSRITPFAGGGGEPFQIFLLSRDNEVKPGDSTAIVAIKTFIGTFTRLSVFALLPMWIALTKTQWHLSKTTNNLINTGIIITLIFFLFFIFSVFKPHVVEKWIENLSRKKFFNRIIPKAKLESSIEQMRKIVIDFETARNKMFKSRKVYILHAFILSFVAWGLVLFTPVILLRGLGVQSPWPQIVITALIFFIASAYIPTPGGSGTAEIGILALFAGLIPQPLIGVFVIVWRVFSHYLLIIFGGITTWINLSKKKKSKPH from the coding sequence ATGAACGAGAAGAAAAAAATTAATGGTAAGCAATTAGTAAAAGAAACGGTTTATGCAATTCTTGCAGGTGTTGTAGGCATTATATTTGTTTCAATTATAACGCATAATTGGGATTTTATTTCAATGATAAAATCGTTTAAAGTTTCTTATCTTGTTTTTGCTTTTTCTTTAATGTTTTTTGATTGGATTATTGAAGCATATGTGATAAAAATTATTGCAAATGCACTTGAGTATAAGATAGTATTTAAGGATTGTTTGAATATATTTCTTATAGGAGGGTTTTTTTCTCGCATTACTCCTTTTGCTGGAGGGGGAGGAGAACCATTTCAGATATTCTTACTTTCACGAGATAATGAGGTAAAACCAGGGGATTCTACAGCCATTGTTGCTATTAAAACATTTATTGGAACGTTTACACGACTTTCTGTTTTTGCACTTCTTCCTATGTGGATTGCTCTTACAAAAACACAATGGCACCTTTCTAAAACTACTAATAACTTGATAAACACAGGAATAATCATTACTTTAATATTTTTTTTATTTTTTATTTTTTCTGTGTTTAAACCACATGTCGTTGAAAAATGGATAGAAAATTTATCAAGGAAAAAGTTTTTTAACAGAATCATTCCGAAAGCGAAATTAGAAAGTTCCATAGAACAGATGAGAAAGATAGTTATAGATTTTGAAACAGCACGCAACAAAATGTTTAAATCGCGAAAAGTGTATATATTACATGCTTTTATATTAAGCTTTGTAGCCTGGGGTTTGGTGTTGTTTACTCCCGTGATTCTTCTCAGAGGATTGGGTGTGCAGTCTCCGTGGCCGCAAATTGTTATTACCGCCCTCATCTTTTTTATTGCTTCGGCTTATATACCTACACCGGGCGGGAGTGGCACTGCAGAGATAGGAATTTTGGCTCTATTTGCAGGGCTTATTCCACAGCCGCTTATTGGTGTGTTTGTCATTGTTTGGAGAGTATTTTCTCATTATTTGCTAATTATTTTTGGTGGAATAACAACCTGGATCAATCTTTCTAAAAAGAAAAAATCTAAACCCCACTAA